CCCTACCCTGAAAATAAGAAAGTGTTTTTGAAGCCTCATATAAATCAAGAAGTTCTCCATCTAATTCTTCTGCCGTATAATCTCTAATTCCTGCAATTACCTCAGCAAAACGTTCTCTACGGGCAGATTTATTGACAGCATAGGCTTCCATTACCTGCATTTTACATGATCTCCAAGCCTTATTCTGACAAAAATGCACTGAAAGAGCATCACTTAAAGCAGAAGCTTCTTCATCTTCTATGTACCAGTCAAAAGATGAAGGTAGAGGTTTTAATCCTGAAAATATCTCGAATAACTCCCCGGCCGACAATGGATTACCAGAATCATTTTTTAGGGGTAATGCAGACTCTTCCAAAGATTTCCATAACTCTGGGTAATCACTTTCAAAACGATCCCTGATTTTTTCAATACCTTGATCAAGAATCGTATTAACTTGAGCTAAAGCAAGAAAAACTTCAGGACCTGGCGAAGATAACTTACCATTCCTAAGATTAGAAATTTGCGAATTATGAACTTTACCTAAATCAAGAACTTCAGAAAGTAATGGCAATACTCTGTGAGACCATCCATTTCTTTCATGCCAGAGGTGTATCAAATGAGCCATAGCCCTTCGACCTCTAGATAATTTATCGCGATATCCGAGACTCACAGATAATTAAACTTATCAATAGTATAGTATGATAATATTACATATCGGTAATTTTGAAAATAGTATTTCAATATCATGAATTCAGTAATTTTCCAAGAAACAGCAAAATTAAAAAAACCTGTTCCAGCTGAAAAAGTTATAGAACTCTCAGAAAAATTACTGGAACCTTCCAGTCATTCAAAAAGATATCCTCCAAGACTACATAAAACGTGGGGAACAATAGTTTTTATGGTTGCAATTCATATTCTTTCTCTTGTAGCTTTACAACCAAAATTTTGGAGTCTCCCTGCAGTCACTTCATTATTATTTTTTTACTGGGTAACTGCTTGTTTAGGAGTCACCCTTGGATATCACAGATTGCTATCACACAGATCGTTCATTGTGCCAAAATGGTTAGAAAGATTTTTTGCTACCTGTGGAGCCATAAGTTGCCAGCATGGCCCAATAGATTGGGTAGGTTTACATAGGCATCACCACTCTTTTTCAGATACCGAAGTAGATCATCACAATAGTAAAAAGGGGTTTTGGTGGAGTCATATGGGTTGGATGTTTAAAGACGTAGAAGCACTAAAAGCTGTTCCAAAACTAAGTGCAGATTTAATCAAGGATCCATACTATAGATTTCTAAATAAATATTTTTTATTCTTACAAATTCCTATTGGACTTTCATTGTACGCAATAGGTCAAAAATTAGGAGTTGGAGGATGGGCTCTAGTCCTTTGGGGAATTCCATTGAGGCTTGTGGTTGTTTATCACGTGACTTGGCTAGTCAACTCCGCAACGCATTGTTGGGGTAAAGCACCATTTGAAAGTGGTGATTCATCTAAAAACAATGCATGGGTTGCTGCATTAACTTTTGGAGAAGGTTGGCATAATAATCATCATGCATTTCCTAATTCGGCAAAACAAGGATTATTTAAAGGTCAGATAGACATAACATGGGAACATATTAAGATTCTTGCAAAATTTGGTTTTGCAAAAAAAGTAAAGTTACCCTCTAGGTCTTATTATTAACTATATTGTTCAATATTTTCATGTCTAAAAGAGTACAAGTCGCATTAACTGAATCAATCGCATCACTAGGTAAAGAAGGAGATCTAGTTGATGTAGCACCAGGATACGCAAGAAATTTTCTGTTACCTTATGGGAAGGCAATGAATGTAACACCAGCAGTCCTTAAACAAATTGAGAGGAAGAAAGAAAAAGAAAAAATCGCTGCTGATAAATTAAAGCAAGAAGCTTTAGATTTCCAAACTGCATTATCTACAATAGGTAGGTTCACTATCAAAAAACAGGTTGGAGAAGATGGTGTCCTTTTTGGAACGGTTACGAATGGTGATGTTGCCGAAGCGATAGAAGCGGCTACTAAAAAAGAAATTGATAGAAGAAACATTACTGTTCCTGATATCCATAATTTAGGTTCCTTTACTGCAAAAATAAAATTACATCCAGAAGTAAATGCAGAAGTAAATATTGAAGTAACAAGTTAATCAATTTGTTGCATTATTTTGAAAAGTAGCCAGAGTATATATCTAAGCAATTAAAGATATGGTTTCCGTACCTTTTCCAAATAATGGGCAAAATAAAAATTTTAAAAAGGATTTTAATAGTGAAAATGCTGGATTAGTTCCTCCTCAAAACGTTCAAGCAGAGGAAGCAGTTCTTGGTGGAATACTTCTTGATCCAGACGCGATCGGAAGAATTGCAGACTTAATTAAACCTGAAGCTTTTTATATAAATGCCCATCAAGAGATTTATAGAACAGCATTAATGTTGCATACCCAGGGAAAACCAACTGATTTAACATCAATGAGTGCTTGGTTAGCAGATAATGGATCATTAGAAAAAATTGGAGGAAACAGCAAACTGGTAGAACTCGTTGAAAATGTTTCCTCTACAGCTTCCATAGAACAAGTTGCTAATTTAATTAACGACAAATTCATGAGAAGGCAACTTATTAGATCTGGAAATGAAGTGGTTCAACTAGGTTTTGATCAAACTCAAGATACTAATGAAGTTCTAGATAAAGCAGAGCAAAAAATATTTGAAATCAGTCAAGAAAAACCTTCAAAAGGTCTGACTCAAGCAGCTGAAATCCTTACAAGTACTTTCAATGAAATAGAGTCAAGATCATTAGGTACTTCAGTAGCTGGAATTCCTGTAAATTTCTACGATCTTGATGCGATGACTCAAGGTTTTCAAAGAAGTGATTTAATAATTGTTGCTGGAAGACCTTCAATGGGGAAAACTTCAATGGTTCTTAATCTAGCTAAAAATGTTGCACAATCTCAAGATTTACCTGTGTGTGTATTTAGCCTTGAAATGAGTAAAGAACAGTTGACATATAGACTGCTCTCTATGGAAGTGGGAATCGAAAGTGGCAGGCTAAGAACAGGAAGATTACAGCAAGATGAATGGCCATTACTCGGAGAAGGTATCAATTCATTAGGTCAATTACCAATATTTATAGATGATAAGCCTAACTTAAGTGTTCTAGAGATGAGATCTCTGTGCAGAAGATTAATAGCTGAACAAAAAAAAGAACTTGGATTAATTGTGATTGATTATCTGCAGTTAATGGAAGGATCAACCCCTGATAATAGAGTGCAAGAACTTTCACGAATAACAAGAGGTCTTAAAAGCATGGCCAGAGAATTAAAAGTACCAGTAGTAGCTTTATCTCAGCTAAGTAGAGGGGTTGAGTCTAGAACAAATAAAAGACCAATGTTAAGCGATCTAAGAGAATCAGGATCTATTGAACAAGACGCAGATTTAGTATTAATGATTTACAGAGATGAATACTATAATCCGGAGACTGAAGATAGAGGAATTACAGAAATCATTGTCACTAAACATAGAAATGGACCCGTAGGAACTGTTAAATTATTATTTGAACCTCAATTTACGAGATTTAGGAATTTAGCTAACTAAATCGATCCTAAAATGCAAGATCATCAATCAACAAATGAATCTTTTGACATCATCGTTATTGGAGGAGGACATGCAGGATGCGAAGCCGCTATAACAACAGCAAAATTAGGTTTTTCTACTGCCTTATTTACAATTAATCTAGATAGAATTGCCTGGCAACCCTGTAACCCTGCGGTTGGAGGCCCAGCAAAAAGTCAGTTGGTTCATGAAGTTGATGCATTAGGTGGAATTATTGGTAAATTAGCCGATGAGACAGCTATTCAAAAAAGAATATTAAATGCAAGTAGAGGCCCAGCTGTATGGGCGTTAAGAGCTCAGACAGATAAAAGAGAATACTCAAAAAGAATGATTGAAATACTACAAAATACAGATAATTTATCTTTAAAAGAAGCAATGATTACTGAACTGGATATTGCAAAAACTGAACAAATTGGATTGAACTCAAAAAAAATCATAAAAAAAAGAATACAGGGTGTAAAAACATTCTTTGGTAGTTACTATTCAGCGAAATCAGTTATCATCACAGCTGGTACGTTCTTAGAAGGCAAAATATGGATAGGGAATAAATCTATGTCAGCAGGTAGGTCGGGCGAACAAGCAGCACAAGGTCTCACTCAAAACTTGCACGAAATTGGTATTAAAACAGAACGTTTAAAAACAGGAACTCCAGCAAGAGTTGACAAAAAAAGTATCATTTTTGATGAATTAGATATTCAACCTAGTACTGCAGCTGATAAATATTTTTCGTTTGACCCAGATATAAAAAATAATATGCCCCAAGTTAGTTGTCATATCACTAGAACTACTTCTAAAACACATCAACTCATTAGAGATAATTTACATTTAACTCCCATTTACGGCGGTTTTATTGATAGTAAAGGTCCAAGATATTGTCCCTCTATTGAAGATAAAATCGTTAAATTTGCCGATAAAGAATCACATCAAATTTTCTTAGAACCAGAAGGAATTAATACCCCTGAAATATATGTACAAGGATTTTCAACAGGTTTACCCGAAAATATTCAATTAGAACTTTTAAGAACCTTACCTGGATTAAGTGAATGTAAAATGTTGCGACCAGCATATGCTGTGGAGTACGACTATATTCCTGCAACACAGCTCCAAACATCTCTCGAAACGAAAGAAATTGAATATTTATTTAGCGCAGGACAAATTAATGGGACTACTGGTTATGAAGAAGCAGCAGCACAAGGGTTAGTTGCAGGAGTCAATGCGACAAGAAAATTAAACAAAAAAGACCCAATAATCTTCACTAGAGAAAGCAGTTATATTGGAACAATGATCAATGATTTAATTACCAAAGATCTCAAAGAACCATATAGAGTTCTCACTAGTAGGAGTGAATATAGGTTAACTCTTAGAGGAGATAATGCGGATAGGAGATTAACGCCATTAGGTTATCAAATAGGACTAATTAATGAGAAAAGATGGTCGGTCTATCAAGAAAAAATGAAATTCCTCGAGGAAGAGAAATTAAGATTAAATAATACTCGTTTAAAAAATACCGATGAAATATCAAAAAAAATAGAATTAGAAACGGGATCAAAAATCAAAGGCTCAACAACTTTGAAAGAACTCTTAAAAAGACCAAATTTTCATTATTCAGATCTAATTAAATATAATTTGAATAAAAAAAATCTAGGTCCTTCAATACAAGAAGGTGTTGAAATAGATATTAAATACGAGGGTTACCTTAAAAGACAAAAAAACAACATAGAACAAATAAATCGTCAAAGATGTAAATCTCTGCCTCAAGAAATAAATTATGAAAAGATAGAGACATTATCTTTAGAAGCTAGAGAAAATTTGAATAAGATAAAGCCAAAAAATTTTGGTGATGCCTCAAAAATTCCTGGAGTAAGCAAAGCTGATTTAACTGCATTACTTGTTTGGCTAAAAATAAGAGAAATTAAAAAAGAAAAGGCAAATATTTTTATCGAAAAAAAGTTATCATCTTAAAAGGATTCCTTCTGAGCACTGAATAATAAACTTTTTAAATCACCAAATATTTTATGGGAAGAAAAAGCCTCCTCTTTTTTAGTGAAAAATTCACTCCCAAAAATATCTGGTCCATGGAAATTAATGTTGCTTGGGGATGGAAGTCCAACTAGACATTTACAGCTTTTAACTAATCAAGAGACAAAAATTAAGTTAATTTCAATGCGAGTTGATCCTCTATTCATTGAAGAAGGTCCTAAAGAATTAAATCAATTAAATGGACCTTTAATTAGAAGACAAGTATGGATTAAAAACAATAATAAAAACCTAGCATGGGCTGAAAGTTGGTGGAATGAAGAACAAGTGAATGAAAATTTAAAAGCCAAAGAAGAACCAATTTGGAAGAATTTGACGCAAGACAGATCAGAATTGTTTAGAGAAGTTGACCGAATTTCACTTGTTAATTCAAATTGGTTAGAGGATCAATTTTGTTTTAAAGGTCCATTCTGGTCAAGAAATTATAGATTTTTTCGAGACAAAAAGCCCTTAACAGTTATTAGAGAAGTATTCAATCCACATTTAGAAAGTTTATTAGGCTATTCAGGAATTAAAGAATTTACGAAACTATACTCTTCTTCTTCTTGATCTGGGAAGATTTCTTGATTTTGATTGAACTTGTTGGTTTGATTGAACTCTCGAAGTATTATTCTCTTTTTCTGAATCTCTTTGCCATCTTTCAACTTTGAAATCCATCTCATCTGGCCAATCTTCGTCCTTACTCTCTCTCACATAAGGTAATTTTTTTTGCTCAGTTGTATCTATATTTTTTGGTTGCCTTAAAGATATTGCTTCTAAAGGTCTTTTTGAGTACTGTTTAGCTGATTCATAAGAATTTGATTCTCTAGAAAATGTCTTAATATCGCTGTTATCATCATAAAAATTCTCATCATTCCAATCATCATTATCTTCATCAAAAAATAAATCCACTTTTTCAGATACCCATCTTCCTACTTTTTTCACACTCTTACTTGTTATTCCTTGAAAATCTGAGTTCCTTCTTTTTCCTGGTCTAGCACCAGATACTCCATCAACAAATTGCCTTCCAGTTTCGAAAATTTTATCAACCTGTTTATCAACAATATTTTTATCAAAACTATTTCTAAGATTTCTAATTCTCTTTGAATCCATAAATTATTTTGCTTTTTAAAATATAAATTACATTAAAAAAATAAATAATTCCAAATATAGAAACAAAAACACATCTTATATTTTTAATCAAACAAAATTAAACAGTTTTTATTCCATGATCCATTAAAGAAATTGACACAACATTTTTTACAAGCAATATTCTTTATCCTTTTCCTGTAGAAAAATTTCTCACCACAATTTTGACAAGTTCCTATGTACTTTAATTCTCTCCTTTCAATAGGAAATGAGTGCCTCACAGAAATTTGAAAATTCTTCTCTTTCTCATTAATTTCATTCATCTTTTCTAAGAAATTTGGACCATGTATCTCATTTTTTTTTAATATCCTATCTACCCATGCATGAATCATTTCATGACATAAAGTACTGTTTATTTCACTAGTAGATAATTTACTCAAAATAGGTTTCGATAAGATAATTTCAGAATCTATAAAACCATTAATGCGTTTTCTTTTATAAAAACCAGCAGTAGTTTTTAATCTATTATCACTCCATCTAACTTTTACTAAAGGGTGATTATTAACCGTTAAAGAATTTTCAAAATATTGGCTATTAAATCTATGAAATAAGGGTAAAAGAGGAATTACAGGCATTATGGATTAAAATTAGTATTATTTTGACAAAAAAAGCCATCAAAAACGATTTCTTTTCTTAAAGTAATAAAAAACTCAAATCAACATGGATGCAACACTAGTTAAAGATATCGGAATTAAAGCATTATTAGTTGGTGGAGCTGTACTAGTTTCTTTTTGGACTTTTAATGCAGTCAAATTAGTTATAAGCGCCAGAGGAATTAATCCATTAGTAAGAAAGTTTTTCGATCAAATAGCTGCTGGCAGAATTGATGCAGCTTATGGTTTGACTACAAAAACTTATAAAACGCATGTAAAACGACAAGATTTTCTTAAATTTTTAGCTAGTTTAAACCTCAATAAATATAGAAATTTAAAATCAGGAAGACCTAGAGTCCAAGAAGATCAAATCATAATAACTTTGAATCTAAAATCAGAAGACAAACAAGATGAACTCCCATTAGATTTTACTTTTGCAAAAACTGACAATGATTGGAAAATAGACAGAATAGCTAAAGTTAATTAATAATTTCTTGTGAGGCAAAAAATTGTTTAAAGAAGAAATAATACATCAATTAGAATTACACCCAAGTAGATTAGATAAAGAAAAAATCATTTCAGAAGCAATGGAAGATGGTCTAGATGATTTTTTTGAGGGTATACGTATGGCACTTGATCCATTAGTAACTTTTGGTGTAAAAATTGTCCCTGAGAAAGAGACTGAAAAAAGTCAAAATTTTTTATGGGAAGATTTTAGAAAATTAGCCAATAAGCTTATTCAAAGAGAACTTACTGGTCACGCTGCTCGCGATGCAATTCTTACGGCTATGGAATCTGCAACAAAAGAAGAGTGGAATGGATTTTATAGACGAGTTTTAATTAAAGATCTTAGATGTGGTGTATCTGAAAAAACAATCAACAAGATAGCAAAAAAATTTCCCAAATATACTATTCCTATTTTTTCTTGTCCTTTAGCTCATGACAGTGCAAATCATGAAAAAAAAATGATAGGGAAAAAGCAAATTGAAATCAAATTAGATGGTGTACGCGTCTTAACTATTATTAGACAAAATAAAGTAGAAATGTTTTCTCGTAATGGGAAACAATTCCATAATTTTGGTCATATTATTTCAGAAATAGAAAACGCCTTAAAAGAAGATCCAGCACCTTATGACTTAGTACTCGATGGTGAAGTGATGAGCGCTAACTTTCAAGATTTAATGAAACAGGTACATAGAAAAGATGGCAAACAAACAAAAGACGCAGTTCTACATCTATTTGATTTATGTCCCCTTGAAGACTTCCAAAAAGGGCGATGGAACACTAGTCAAACAGCAAGAAGTTTATTAGTAAAAGAATGGGTAGCAAAACATTCTTTACTTCTTAGACATATAAAAACACTTGACTGGGAAAATGTAGATCTAGATACCATTGAAGGACAGAAAAGATTTGTAGAGCTAAATAAATCTGCTGTAGAGGGTGGATATGAAGGGGTAATGATTAAAGATCCTGATGCAATATATGAATGTAAAAGAACACACAGTTGGTTAAAAGCAAAACCTTTCATTGAAGTCACCTTAAAAGTTGTATCTGTTGAGGAAGGGACAGGTCGTAATAAAGGTAGACTAGGAGCTGTACTAGTAGAAGGTGAAGATGATGGGCATGAATACAGTCTTAGTTGTGGAAGCGGATTTAGTGATATCCAACGTGAAGAATATTGGTCAAAACGGAATCAACTTATTGGTCAACTTGTAGAAATCAGAGCTGATGCTAAAACTAAATCCAAGGATGGGGTGGCTTTTAGTCTGAGGTTTCCGAGATTCAAATGCTTTAGAGGATTTAAAGCTGGAGAAAAAGTCTAAATTTTAAAAAATTATATTTAAAAAGTAGTCAATGAAAAATGTAGTTTTTAAGTAAAAAAACTAAAAATCTTAGCTATAAAATGTAAGAATAATTATCAGGACTTTTAGAGAGAATTATGACGAAGAAAACAGTTTTCAACTTCATAAAAACACCTTGTGGACAAGCAAAATATATCGAATTAGAAGCCAACAAAACTCTACTAGGTAAATTTAGGCTTTTGTGGTTTATCTTAATAGCATCTATTAGAGATTGGAATATTAAAGAGTAAATTCTTAGGATTTTTCAAAATATTCCCTGGAATATTTAGCTGAGAAATATACAACTAAAAAAGTTGAAATAATTCCAATGATAGTCATATATAAGTTATTTGGTGATTGGACATTTTTTAGCTCCTGAATATTTTTTGCCAAACTACCTATTGAGCAATAAAGAAAAGTTCCTGGAATTATTCCAAGAAGACCAATAGCGAAATCTCGAAATTTAACATTATTCAAACCATAAAAATAATTAAGAATACTGAAGGGAAATATCGGAGATAATCTTGCTAAAAAAATTAATTTAAGTCCGCCTTTTTCAACTACTTTTTCCATAACACTTAATTTTGGATAACGACTAAAAAGATTTTTTAGCTTTTTTGCAAAAAAACTTTTTGATACAAAAAAAGCAAATGATGCTCCTAAGGAAGCGGAGAAAAAAACGATAATTGATCCTAAATATGAGCCATATAAAAAACCTGATAATAAAGATAACCAAGAAGCTGGGAGTATTAATAAAACAATTAAAATATAAATACAAACAAACGAAAATATCCCAATTCCAGTATTAAAAAAAAAAGATAAATTATAAATATTTTCAAGAAATATGTTCATTCTCAATTCAAAAGTTCGAGTTTTTTAGTAATTCTCTCCATTTGTACCGAACCCTCATTTAATTTAAATCTACATTCATCAACAATATCTTTTGGAGCCTTATCCACGAAATTTTTGTTAGATAATCTCTTATTTAAATTATCTAACTCAATAGTCACCTTTTTTAAATCCTTGTTTAACCTTTCCTTTAATGCATCCATATTTACAAAATCCTGAAAAGGTAAGTAAACCTCTAAATCACTAATTATCCCAGAAAAAGATTTAGCAAACTCTTTTTTATCAACAGCATTAGGTTTAAAAATAAATACTTCAGAAGATTTAGTTAAGGTTTGAATATCATCAACTAAAATTTTTAGAAAATCAATCAATTCATCATTATCTGAAATCAAGTAAACAGGAACTTTTTCTGATGGCTTGAGGCCTAATTCAGCTCTCAAATTTCTAATCAATCGAATAATTTCAAAGAGTTGTTGAAAGGAATTATCAAGCTTATTATCAACAAATTTATTTTCTTGGGTTGGCCATTTTTGAAGAGATAATAATTCTTTATCTGATTTAAGTTGAAGTACATGCCAAAGTTCTTCAGTAATGTGCGGCATAAAAGGATGAATCATCACCAAAATATCATTGAGCACTTTTATTAAAACCTTTTCAGATATTTGTCTATTATTAGTCTCTTTATTATTAAACCTTTGTTTAGCAAATTCTACATACCAGTCACAAAAATCATTCCACGTAAATTCATATAGAAGTTTCGCAGATTCTCCCAATTTATATTCTTTCAACAAAGCAGCGACTTTTATATTTACTTGATTCAATTTCGATAAAATCCACTTATCACATAACTCTAAAGAAGTTTCATCACTCTCATTAAGCGAATAATTATTATTAGAAGTTTTATTAATTAACACAAATTTAGTTGCATTCCATAATTTATTCGCAAAATTTCTTGAAGCTTCAACAGTTGAAGACGTATCTTTTTTCCTATCAAAGTCAAGCCGGATATCTTGTCCAGCGCCTGCAACTTCTCGAATTAAAGCAAATCGTAGAGCATCAGAACCATATTTATCAATTAATAGTATTGGATCAATACCATTACCTGAACTTTTACTCATTTTTTTATTATTTTCATCTCGAACTAGACCATGAATATAAACATCCTTAAAAGGAATATTATTTGTAAAAGTATTCCCCATCATTGTCATTCTTGCCACCCAGAAGAAAATAATATCGAAACCAGTAACAAGAACATTATTTGGATACCATTTTTTAAAATCCGGATCATTTGTATTTGGCCAACCAAGGGTTGAGAAAGGCCATAAACCACTTGAAAACCATGTATCCAAAACATCCTTATCACGAACCAATTTAATATTTAATCCAAATTTTTTATTAGCTTCGATTAAGGCATCTTGTTCATTTCTTGCAACGATATATGGAGTATTTTGTTCTATTGAGTCTTGATTTTCATCTAAAACATACCATGCTGGTATTTGGTGTCCCCACCACAATTGACGACTAATACACCAATCATTAATATTCTCCAACCAATCCTTATAAACTTTCTCCCAGCGTGGAGGAATAAAAGATGGTTTTTTAGAACCAATTTCATTAAGACATCCTTGTGATATATCATCCATTTTCAAAAACCATTGTGTTGATAATAAAGGTTCAATTGGAACCTTACCTCTATCAGAAAAAGGAACAGTATGTTTATAATCCTCTATCTTTGTCAAAAGACCTAAATTATCCAATTCTTTAATAATTTTCTTTCTAGCCTCATATCTATCTAAATTTTGAAAAATACCTGCATTAATATTTAAAGTTCCATCTTTGTTCATTACATTAATCTGTTTTAAATTATGCCTTTTTCCTATTGCAAAATCATTTGGATCATGGGCTGGAGTAACCTTTACACAACCCGTACCAAAATCTTTATCAACATGTGAATCAGCGATAATAGGTATTTCTCTATCAACGAAAGGGACTTTTACATTGACACCAATAAATTCTTTATATCTATCATCATCAGGATTAACTGCCACAGCAGTATCACCCAATAGAGTTTCTGGTCTTGTTGTTGCAACTTCTAAGTACTTATCTAACTGTTCACCACTTTCAGAAATTAAAGGGTATTTAAAATGCCATAAATGACCATTTACTTCTTGCATTTCAACTTCAAGATCACTTACGGCAGATTGAGATTCAGGACACCAATTAACCAAATATTCGCCTCTATAAATTAAATTCTTTTTATAGAGAATATTAAAAGCCTCAATAACTGCTTCATTTAATTTTTGATCTAGAGTAAATCTTTCTCTAGTCCAGTCAACTGAATATCCTATCCTTTTTAATTGAGAAACTATTCTTCCACCACTTTGTTCTTTCCAATTCCATGCTCTTTTAAGAAATTCATCTCTTCCAATATCCTCGCTTGTTTTGCCTTCACTTTTTAATTGTTTTTCAAGAATAGTTTGAACAGC
The genomic region above belongs to Prochlorococcus marinus XMU1405 and contains:
- a CDS encoding valine--tRNA ligase; translated protein: MTEMNDQLSLENYSPFEVEKKWQEKWESLKAFSPNPEDDGEPFCVVIPPPNVTGSLHMGHAFNTALIDVVVRFQRLLGKNVLCLPGTDHASIAVQTILEKQLKSEGKTSEDIGRDEFLKRAWNWKEQSGGRIVSQLKRIGYSVDWTRERFTLDQKLNEAVIEAFNILYKKNLIYRGEYLVNWCPESQSAVSDLEVEMQEVNGHLWHFKYPLISESGEQLDKYLEVATTRPETLLGDTAVAVNPDDDRYKEFIGVNVKVPFVDREIPIIADSHVDKDFGTGCVKVTPAHDPNDFAIGKRHNLKQINVMNKDGTLNINAGIFQNLDRYEARKKIIKELDNLGLLTKIEDYKHTVPFSDRGKVPIEPLLSTQWFLKMDDISQGCLNEIGSKKPSFIPPRWEKVYKDWLENINDWCISRQLWWGHQIPAWYVLDENQDSIEQNTPYIVARNEQDALIEANKKFGLNIKLVRDKDVLDTWFSSGLWPFSTLGWPNTNDPDFKKWYPNNVLVTGFDIIFFWVARMTMMGNTFTNNIPFKDVYIHGLVRDENNKKMSKSSGNGIDPILLIDKYGSDALRFALIREVAGAGQDIRLDFDRKKDTSSTVEASRNFANKLWNATKFVLINKTSNNNYSLNESDETSLELCDKWILSKLNQVNIKVAALLKEYKLGESAKLLYEFTWNDFCDWYVEFAKQRFNNKETNNRQISEKVLIKVLNDILVMIHPFMPHITEELWHVLQLKSDKELLSLQKWPTQENKFVDNKLDNSFQQLFEIIRLIRNLRAELGLKPSEKVPVYLISDNDELIDFLKILVDDIQTLTKSSEVFIFKPNAVDKKEFAKSFSGIISDLEVYLPFQDFVNMDALKERLNKDLKKVTIELDNLNKRLSNKNFVDKAPKDIVDECRFKLNEGSVQMERITKKLELLN